A genomic region of Thermodesulfobium narugense DSM 14796 contains the following coding sequences:
- a CDS encoding 2-hydroxyacid dehydrogenase, which yields MSTKPKVVMTNKILDEPYNWLKERVNLICWEEESQPPHEVIKDWLQDADGLYSTFYPVTKALLEDAKKLKVVSQCAVGYDNIDVNYCTERKIPVCNTPHVVVEATAELTYGLLICAARDIINAVNYVKEGKWIKNFGYPLSHDLHGKTLGIFGMGNVGSALARRANASLMNVIYHNRKPKPDDKSLNAKYVSFDELIETSDYLVILSPLTPETRGKFNYDVFKRMKKTAILINAARGPIVVTEDLYKALLDKEIAFAALDVVDPEPIPHNSPLLSLPNVIITPHIGTATYETRLNMMQLAAENLLDVLNGRKPKYCVNPEVF from the coding sequence ATGTCTACAAAACCTAAAGTTGTAATGACAAATAAGATATTAGATGAGCCTTATAATTGGCTTAAAGAAAGAGTTAACCTTATTTGTTGGGAAGAAGAAAGTCAACCACCTCATGAAGTCATAAAAGATTGGCTTCAAGATGCTGATGGGCTTTACTCTACATTTTATCCTGTAACAAAAGCTTTATTAGAAGATGCAAAAAAACTTAAAGTTGTTAGTCAGTGTGCTGTGGGTTATGACAATATTGATGTAAATTATTGTACTGAAAGGAAAATACCTGTATGTAATACTCCACATGTCGTTGTAGAAGCAACTGCTGAACTTACTTATGGTTTACTAATTTGTGCAGCAAGAGATATTATAAATGCTGTAAATTATGTTAAAGAGGGTAAATGGATTAAAAATTTTGGCTATCCATTATCTCATGATTTGCACGGCAAAACGCTTGGTATTTTTGGAATGGGAAATGTTGGATCTGCTCTAGCAAGAAGAGCCAACGCTTCGCTGATGAACGTAATATATCACAATAGAAAACCAAAACCTGACGATAAAAGCTTGAACGCCAAATATGTTAGTTTTGATGAGCTAATAGAGACCTCTGATTATTTAGTAATACTTTCACCACTGACTCCTGAAACTAGAGGAAAATTCAATTACGATGTTTTTAAGAGAATGAAAAAGACTGCAATTTTAATAAATGCAGCACGAGGCCCGATTGTGGTAACAGAAGATCTTTATAAGGCTCTATTAGATAAAGAAATTGCTTTTGCTGCATTAGACGTGGTAGATCCTGAGCCGATTCCTCATAATAGCCCACTTTTGAGTTTACCGAATGTTATTATTACACCACATATAGGAACAGCAACTTATGAAACCAGATTAAATATGATGCAACTTGCTGCCGAAAATCTTTTAGATGTTTTAAATGGAAGAAAACCAAAATATTGTGTAAATCCTGAGGTTTTTTAG